Proteins co-encoded in one Longimicrobiaceae bacterium genomic window:
- a CDS encoding DUF3800 domain-containing protein: MAYFLFVDESGQDHRESPYEVLAGVAVEDRDLWNLIVALRGAETRCFGQRYTHGRSELKAKKLLKTKVFRHAAAAPALEPEERCRLARHCLDEGAGATPLELAALAQAKLAFVDEALELCARYRCKVFASIVHPQAPQPAAREHLRKDYSYLLERFFYFLEDIDPGASGIVVFDELERVQSHILVDQMSRYFAETHTGRLRAGRIIPEPFFVHSELTTGVQLADLVAYIISWGFRLPQMTAPARPDIAALAERLKQMRYRAIRERMGNPAFEIWSFAWIKDLRVREELGEG, translated from the coding sequence ATGGCCTACTTCCTCTTCGTGGATGAAAGCGGGCAGGACCACCGGGAATCTCCGTACGAGGTGCTGGCGGGCGTGGCGGTGGAGGACCGCGACCTGTGGAACCTGATCGTGGCGCTGCGCGGGGCCGAAACCCGCTGCTTCGGCCAGCGTTACACGCATGGACGAAGCGAGCTCAAGGCCAAGAAGCTCCTCAAGACGAAAGTCTTCCGCCACGCGGCCGCGGCACCGGCGCTCGAACCTGAAGAGCGCTGCCGGCTGGCTCGACACTGCTTGGACGAAGGCGCGGGCGCCACGCCGCTGGAGCTGGCAGCCCTTGCGCAGGCGAAGCTCGCCTTCGTGGACGAGGCGCTGGAGCTGTGCGCGCGATACCGCTGCAAGGTGTTCGCGAGCATCGTGCACCCGCAGGCGCCGCAGCCCGCCGCTCGCGAGCACCTGCGCAAGGACTACTCGTACCTGCTGGAGCGGTTCTTCTACTTCCTGGAGGACATCGATCCCGGCGCCAGCGGTATCGTGGTGTTCGACGAGCTGGAGCGTGTACAGAGTCACATCCTCGTCGACCAGATGAGCAGGTACTTCGCCGAGACGCACACGGGACGGCTGAGGGCGGGTAGGATCATCCCTGAGCCGTTCTTCGTGCACAGCGAGCTGACTACGGGCGTGCAGCTCGCCGATCTGGTGGCCTACATCATCTCGTGGGGATTCCGCCTGCCGCAGATGACCGCGCCTGCGCGGCCGGACATCGCCGCGCTGGCCGAACGGCTCAAGCAGATGCGGTACAGGGCGATTCGCGAGCGCATGGGCAACCCTGCGTTCGAGATCTGGAGCTTCGCCTGGATCAAGGACCTGCGCGTCAGGGAAGAGCTTGGAGAGGGATGA
- a CDS encoding nucleotidyltransferase domain-containing protein, translated as MIEREEALAILRANFAELETMGVESIALFGSVARGDARPDSDVDVLVDVRPGVGFFGLFRVQERLEALLGTRVDLVARDALKPYLRDRILAEGLAAA; from the coding sequence ATGATCGAGCGTGAGGAGGCGCTGGCGATCCTGAGGGCGAACTTCGCCGAGCTGGAGACGATGGGCGTGGAGTCGATCGCCCTGTTCGGCTCCGTCGCACGCGGCGACGCTCGCCCGGACAGCGACGTCGACGTGCTGGTCGACGTCCGCCCCGGCGTGGGTTTCTTCGGCTTGTTCCGCGTCCAGGAGCGCCTGGAAGCGCTGCTCGGCACCCGCGTGGACCTCGTCGCCCGCGACGCCCTCAAGCCCTATCTCCGCGACCGCATCCTCGCCGAGGGGCTGGCCGCCGCCTGA